A region from the Sphingomonas brevis genome encodes:
- a CDS encoding endonuclease/exonuclease/phosphatase family protein has protein sequence MTSTACITVASYNMRKAIGTDRRRRPDRVLHVLQEIDADVVALQEADKRIGGRGAAVPHELIDEHGLYKAVSFRVRHKRTLEGFPGGKQAEKLLKLNTRNLGWHGNALLVKKHVEVMDVAALDLPTLEPRGAVMAELLIGDRPVRVIGMHLDLSGLWRRRQMRAILAMIHERPHKMPTILMGDTNEWRDAGGFHHELNGTYRVAPTGPSFHSRRPIAALDRIIVDQSLAIEAAGVHASAEARKASDHLPIWARITL, from the coding sequence ATGACCTCCACCGCGTGCATCACCGTCGCCAGTTATAATATGCGCAAGGCGATCGGGACCGATCGACGGCGTCGCCCCGACCGGGTGTTGCACGTCCTCCAGGAAATCGACGCCGACGTGGTCGCGCTGCAGGAAGCCGACAAGCGCATCGGCGGGCGTGGCGCAGCCGTGCCGCACGAGCTGATTGACGAGCATGGATTGTACAAGGCCGTGTCCTTCCGAGTGCGGCACAAGCGCACGCTCGAAGGCTTTCCGGGCGGAAAGCAGGCTGAAAAACTGCTGAAGCTCAACACCCGCAACCTTGGCTGGCACGGCAATGCGCTGCTGGTGAAAAAGCATGTCGAGGTGATGGATGTTGCCGCGCTCGACCTGCCGACGCTCGAGCCGCGCGGCGCGGTCATGGCCGAACTGCTGATCGGCGATCGCCCGGTGCGGGTCATCGGCATGCACCTCGACCTCTCAGGCCTGTGGCGGCGGCGCCAGATGCGCGCCATTCTGGCAATGATCCACGAGCGGCCGCACAAGATGCCGACCATCCTGATGGGCGACACCAATGAATGGCGGGATGCCGGCGGCTTCCACCATGAACTTAACGGCACCTATCGCGTCGCCCCAACCGGGCCGAGCTTTCACTCGCGCCGGCCGATTGCGGCGCTGGACCGAATCATCGTCGACCAGAGCCTCGCGATCGAGGCCGCCGGCGTCCACGCCAGCGCCGAGGCGCGCAAAGCCAGCGACCATCTGCCGATCTGGGCCCGGATCACGCTCTAA
- the rpoN gene encoding RNA polymerase factor sigma-54 gives MGLGPRIDLRVSQQLVMTQQLQQAIKLLALSNLEIEAVIAEELAKNPLLESQPGEGSATSDTIVREDREFGDDAADPSGSDELIGSRLGTEDSPVDMDWQAAALETDSFADVGGGSAGDEAFDFDRLEGGETGLAEHLLAQLRGTGGTIGRLAGAIVNELEETGYLDTSLKLIAEECEASEAEAEQALELVQSLDPPGVGARSLEECIAIQAKAADRYDPAMARLIANLDLLAKGRMADLRRICGVDEEDLADMVRELRAYDPKPGCRFADKEPEAITPDVFVRRAGGGWLVELNNAALPKVLVNRRYHAELKRGPQDKASKAWLGECLQSANWLVKALDQRARTIVKVASEIVKQQQGFFEQGVAALRPLTLAKVAEAIEMHESTVSRVTSNKYLACDRGMFELKYFFGSGVASEGGEGAAAEAVKAAIKAIIDEESEILSDDAIAVMLKDRGMDAARRTVVKYREAMGIGSSIQRRRQRKMIAG, from the coding sequence ATGGGGCTCGGCCCGCGTATCGACCTTCGCGTTTCGCAGCAGCTGGTGATGACCCAGCAGCTGCAACAGGCGATCAAGCTGCTAGCGCTCAGCAATCTCGAAATCGAAGCGGTCATTGCCGAGGAGCTGGCGAAGAATCCGCTGCTTGAATCACAACCCGGTGAAGGCAGCGCAACCAGCGACACGATCGTTCGCGAAGACCGGGAATTCGGCGACGATGCCGCGGACCCGTCCGGATCGGACGAGCTGATCGGCAGCAGGTTGGGCACTGAGGACTCGCCGGTCGATATGGACTGGCAGGCCGCGGCGCTGGAAACCGACAGCTTTGCCGACGTGGGCGGCGGATCGGCCGGCGACGAAGCCTTCGATTTCGATCGGCTGGAGGGCGGGGAGACCGGCCTCGCCGAACACCTGCTCGCGCAACTTCGCGGCACCGGAGGAACGATCGGCCGGCTCGCCGGGGCAATCGTCAATGAGCTGGAAGAGACCGGCTATCTTGATACATCCCTCAAGCTGATCGCCGAGGAATGTGAGGCGAGCGAAGCTGAGGCTGAGCAGGCCCTGGAATTGGTGCAGTCGCTCGATCCGCCGGGCGTCGGCGCTCGCAGCCTTGAGGAGTGCATTGCGATCCAGGCCAAGGCGGCGGACCGCTACGACCCCGCAATGGCGCGGCTGATCGCCAACCTCGACTTGCTTGCCAAGGGCCGCATGGCCGACCTCCGCCGGATCTGCGGGGTCGATGAAGAAGATCTTGCCGACATGGTGCGGGAGCTTCGCGCCTATGATCCCAAGCCTGGCTGCCGCTTCGCCGATAAGGAACCGGAGGCGATCACGCCCGATGTGTTCGTCAGGCGTGCCGGGGGCGGCTGGCTCGTCGAACTCAACAACGCCGCCTTGCCCAAGGTGTTGGTCAACCGCCGCTATCATGCGGAACTGAAGCGCGGGCCACAGGACAAGGCGTCAAAGGCCTGGCTCGGCGAATGTCTGCAAAGCGCCAATTGGCTGGTTAAGGCGCTTGACCAGCGCGCCCGGACGATCGTCAAGGTGGCGAGCGAAATCGTCAAGCAACAGCAGGGCTTCTTCGAACAGGGAGTCGCCGCGCTCCGTCCGCTCACCCTGGCCAAGGTCGCCGAAGCGATCGAGATGCATGAATCGACCGTCAGCCGGGTCACCTCGAACAAATATCTGGCCTGCGACCGGGGGATGTTCGAACTCAAATATTTCTTCGGATCCGGCGTCGCCTCGGAGGGCGGCGAAGGGGCGGCGGCCGAGGCGGTCAAGGCCGCCATCAAGGCGATCATCGACGAGGAAAGCGAGATTCTCAGCGACGACGCCATTGCCGTGATGCTCAAGGACAGGGGCATGGACGCCGCCCGTCGCACGGTCGTCAAATATCGCGAGGCGATGGGGATCGGATCGTCGATCCAGCGTCGCCGGCAGCGAAAGATGATTGCTGGTTAG
- the lptB gene encoding LPS export ABC transporter ATP-binding protein, producing MNEAALFDAAAGAGTTVRGLEVRSIAKSYDRRAVLHDVSLHVERGEVVGLLGPNGAGKTTSFYSVMGLVRPDAGRIYLDGRDITNLPMYRRAILGLGYLPQETSIFRGLTVEQNIRAVLEVAEPDRAAREARLEQLLQEFGLAHLRESPAMALSGGERRRCEIARSLAAEPSIMLLDEPFAGIDPISISDIRHLVMDLKQRDIGVLITDHNVRETLDIVDRACIIYDGQVLFEGTPQALVADENVRRLYLGESFAL from the coding sequence ATGAACGAGGCGGCGCTCTTCGACGCCGCCGCAGGCGCCGGCACGACGGTACGCGGGCTCGAAGTGCGTTCGATCGCCAAAAGCTACGATCGGCGCGCCGTGCTCCACGATGTTTCGCTTCATGTCGAGCGGGGCGAGGTGGTGGGTCTGCTTGGGCCCAACGGCGCGGGCAAGACCACCAGCTTTTATTCGGTGATGGGACTGGTTCGGCCCGACGCCGGCCGAATCTATCTCGATGGCCGCGACATCACCAACCTGCCGATGTACCGGCGGGCCATATTGGGCCTGGGCTATTTACCCCAGGAAACATCGATTTTCCGTGGGTTGACGGTGGAGCAGAATATCCGTGCCGTGCTGGAGGTGGCCGAGCCGGACCGGGCGGCCCGCGAGGCAAGGCTCGAGCAATTGCTCCAGGAATTCGGTCTCGCCCATCTGCGCGAGTCTCCGGCAATGGCATTATCGGGCGGCGAGCGGCGGCGATGCGAGATTGCCCGTTCGCTCGCCGCGGAACCTTCGATCATGCTTCTTGACGAACCGTTCGCCGGCATCGATCCCATTTCGATCAGCGATATTCGTCATTTGGTGATGGATTTGAAGCAGCGCGACATTGGCGTTCTCATCACCGACCATAATGTCCGCGAGACGCTCGACATCGTCGACCGCGCCTGCATCATCTATGATGGCCAGGTGCTGTTCGAAGGAACTCCGCAAGCCCTGGTCGCCGACGAAAATGTGCGGCGGCTCTACCTTGGCGAAAGCTTTGCGCTCTAG
- a CDS encoding LptA/OstA family protein, protein MKSKRFIAIAALALLAAGAAGAQQGVSALKGHDSHAPIDISADRGEAQERADRVVFAGNVVLKQQELTLRTARLTVAYSNNNGIDINRIDASGGVVVTSPSETARGDFGVYDLDQGLITLVGNVRLERGGSFLNGGRLTIDLDSGRAVMDGGLRGVSQGGGRVTGRFTVPKRTNP, encoded by the coding sequence ATGAAGTCGAAGCGTTTCATTGCGATTGCCGCGTTGGCCCTATTGGCGGCCGGTGCTGCCGGTGCCCAGCAAGGTGTATCGGCGCTCAAGGGTCATGATAGCCATGCGCCCATCGACATATCCGCGGACCGAGGCGAGGCCCAGGAGCGGGCAGACCGTGTCGTGTTCGCCGGCAATGTCGTGTTGAAGCAGCAGGAGCTAACGCTTCGCACCGCTCGGTTGACGGTCGCTTACTCCAATAACAATGGTATCGATATCAACCGGATCGACGCCAGTGGCGGCGTTGTCGTCACCAGCCCAAGCGAGACCGCACGTGGCGATTTCGGGGTTTACGATCTCGATCAGGGGTTAATCACCCTGGTCGGCAATGTCCGGCTGGAACGAGGCGGCTCCTTTCTCAACGGTGGGCGGCTGACGATCGACCTCGATAGCGGCCGGGCGGTCATGGACGGCGGCTTGCGCGGGGTGAGCCAGGGCGGCGGCCGGGTGACGGGGCGATTTACCGTGCCCAAGCGCACAAATCCATGA
- the lptC gene encoding LPS export ABC transporter periplasmic protein LptC produces MSEAADRRQERKRHWAEPGSRHDAVIKATKYGLPAVIVGLVLMLAIAPFERRGDVGFILDKNKVDEAKERMRVEQARYVGEDNKGQKFEIVADRAVQQSSNVPVVMIEGVRARLNLSRGPLSIAALKGRYDLEGEQVDVDGPVRVVGPDGYRLATRDVQVDLDKRTMQSRGPVNGSMTLGQFQAGQLSADLDERTVRLDRGVRLKIYQGAVR; encoded by the coding sequence ATGTCGGAAGCTGCAGACCGTAGACAGGAGCGAAAGCGCCACTGGGCAGAACCCGGCAGCCGGCATGACGCGGTCATCAAGGCCACCAAGTATGGCCTGCCGGCGGTGATCGTGGGGCTGGTGCTGATGCTGGCGATCGCACCGTTCGAGCGACGCGGTGATGTCGGTTTCATCCTCGACAAGAATAAGGTGGACGAGGCCAAGGAACGGATGCGGGTCGAACAGGCGCGCTATGTCGGCGAGGATAACAAGGGCCAGAAGTTCGAGATCGTCGCCGACCGGGCCGTGCAGCAATCGAGCAATGTGCCGGTGGTAATGATCGAGGGAGTCCGCGCCCGGCTCAATCTTTCGCGGGGTCCCCTCAGTATTGCCGCGCTCAAGGGACGATATGATCTGGAAGGGGAACAGGTCGACGTCGACGGCCCGGTCCGGGTTGTCGGGCCTGATGGCTACCGGCTGGCGACGCGCGACGTCCAGGTCGATCTCGACAAGCGCACCATGCAATCTCGCGGACCCGTCAACGGGTCGATGACGCTGGGCCAGTTCCAGGCCGGTCAGCTAAGCGCCGATCTCGACGAGCGAACCGTGCGGCTCGATCGCGGTGTGCGCTTGAAAATCTATCAGGGGGCGGTCAGATGA
- a CDS encoding ribonuclease D: MAIHFHEEDLPSSELFAPGATIAVDTEAMGLVPGRDRLCLVQLSDGSGDEHLVRFGPDSEYDAPNLKALLVDPDRLKLFHFARFDVAIMRAYLGVMATPLYCTRTASRLIRTYTDRHGLKELVKELLGTDLSKQQQTSDWGAPEINDAQREYAASDVRYLHRLKEQLDQRLVRENREELAQACFDFIPARALLDLAGWAEVDIFAHDG; the protein is encoded by the coding sequence ATGGCGATCCATTTTCACGAAGAAGACTTGCCGTCCTCCGAACTGTTCGCGCCCGGCGCGACGATTGCGGTGGACACCGAGGCCATGGGACTGGTGCCCGGCCGCGACCGACTTTGCCTGGTCCAATTGAGCGATGGCTCCGGCGACGAGCATCTGGTGCGCTTCGGTCCCGACAGCGAATATGATGCGCCCAACCTCAAGGCGTTGCTGGTCGATCCCGATCGGCTGAAGCTGTTTCATTTCGCGCGCTTCGACGTGGCGATCATGCGGGCCTACCTCGGGGTCATGGCGACACCGCTTTACTGCACGCGGACCGCTTCGCGCCTGATCCGCACCTACACCGACCGGCACGGCTTGAAGGAGCTGGTCAAGGAACTGCTGGGAACCGACCTGTCGAAGCAACAGCAGACCAGCGACTGGGGCGCTCCCGAAATCAACGATGCGCAGCGGGAATATGCCGCCAGCGACGTGCGCTACTTGCACCGGTTGAAAGAGCAGCTCGACCAGCGCCTTGTGCGTGAGAATCGCGAAGAGCTGGCCCAAGCCTGTTTCGACTTCATTCCTGCTCGGGCATTGCTCGACCTGGCCGGCTGGGCCGAGGTCGATATTTTTGCCCATGATGGTTGA
- a CDS encoding cold-shock protein translates to MGFDRGRKGDRGGRGRDKRDSFGGGEEFGGFDRGPGDRGGFGGGGFGDRGGFGGGAGGGYRGGGGGFGGGGGGGGFRGGGGGGGGFRSGGGGGGGGMPPQVVGEGKGVVKFFNPQKGFGFIVRDDGGEDVFVHISAVEQAGLTDLADGQPLDFTLVDRGGRISATNLKIEGEPMEVVRSSAPREGGREGGGFGGGPQRQLTGEKAQGTVKFFNSMKGFGFISRDDGQPDAFVHISAVERAGLPTINEGDRFEFDIEVDRRGKFAAVNLQPLA, encoded by the coding sequence ATGGGTTTCGATCGAGGGCGTAAGGGTGACCGCGGTGGTCGCGGCCGTGACAAGCGCGACAGTTTCGGTGGTGGCGAAGAGTTTGGAGGCTTTGACCGCGGTCCAGGCGATCGCGGCGGCTTCGGCGGCGGTGGCTTCGGCGATCGCGGCGGCTTCGGCGGTGGCGCCGGCGGCGGATATCGCGGCGGCGGTGGCGGCTTCGGCGGCGGTGGCGGCGGCGGCGGTTTCCGCGGCGGCGGCGGCGGCGGCGGTGGCTTCCGCAGCGGCGGCGGCGGCGGCGGCGGCGGAATGCCCCCCCAGGTCGTTGGCGAAGGCAAGGGCGTCGTAAAATTCTTCAACCCTCAGAAGGGCTTCGGCTTCATCGTCCGTGATGACGGCGGCGAGGATGTGTTCGTTCATATCTCAGCGGTCGAGCAGGCCGGCCTAACCGACCTGGCCGACGGCCAGCCGCTCGATTTCACGCTCGTCGATCGCGGCGGACGTATTTCGGCGACCAACCTCAAGATCGAAGGCGAACCGATGGAAGTCGTTCGCTCGTCCGCGCCACGTGAAGGCGGCCGTGAAGGCGGCGGCTTCGGTGGCGGCCCGCAGCGCCAGCTGACCGGCGAGAAGGCCCAGGGAACCGTCAAGTTCTTCAACTCGATGAAGGGCTTCGGCTTCATCAGCCGCGACGACGGCCAGCCGGATGCATTCGTGCATATCTCGGCGGTTGAGCGCGCCGGCCTGCCAACGATCAACGAAGGCGACCGGTTCGAATTTGACATCGAAGTCGACCGGCGCGGCAAATTTGCGGCCGTGAACTTGCAGCCGCTGGCCTAA
- a CDS encoding metal-dependent hydrolase family protein — translation MYRAALLVAALLASTSANAETYAIQAGRLIVDASQPARGPSTVIVENGRISRIEDGATAPAGATVIDMRSKTVMPGMTDVHVHLTSNSGEPWYLGFTQKYSNPYAATVGLTHALEMARAGFTTVRDLGGDTSAVIAVRNAVNEGRFAGPRIKVSGNALSIIGGHGDAAAGMAPEIAAAFDEAHLSPAVCTGVQQCGEAVRKLAAQGVDVIKLHSTGGVLDSGALGLEQHFTNEEMKAIIDMAHAMHLKAAAHAHGERGIEAAVNAGVDSIEHGTFLSEAGAKAMKAHGTYYSATLLAFSGVNRLLGTGKLSPESEAKARLAIVTWGKGLNLAYRTGVKIALGTDSAVAPHKEAAQEVGLMVSKGGMSPQDALIAATKGGPGLMGLENETGTLDPGKSADLIAVDGDPLTDPAAVTRVAYVMVMGRPIPMQ, via the coding sequence ATGTATCGTGCCGCACTGTTGGTCGCCGCCTTGCTGGCGAGCACCTCGGCCAATGCCGAGACCTATGCCATCCAGGCCGGGCGCCTGATTGTCGATGCATCGCAGCCGGCGAGGGGCCCTTCGACGGTGATCGTCGAAAATGGCAGGATTTCCCGGATAGAAGACGGCGCCACGGCACCCGCCGGCGCCACCGTCATCGACATGCGATCGAAGACGGTGATGCCCGGAATGACTGACGTTCATGTCCATCTGACGAGCAACAGCGGAGAGCCCTGGTATCTTGGCTTCACCCAAAAATATTCGAACCCCTATGCGGCAACGGTCGGCCTAACCCACGCGCTCGAAATGGCGCGCGCCGGATTCACCACGGTCCGCGACCTTGGCGGCGACACTTCGGCGGTCATTGCGGTCCGCAATGCCGTCAACGAAGGCAGGTTCGCCGGACCGCGGATCAAGGTTTCCGGCAATGCGCTGTCGATCATCGGCGGCCATGGCGACGCTGCGGCCGGCATGGCCCCGGAAATTGCCGCCGCATTTGACGAAGCGCATCTGAGCCCGGCGGTTTGCACCGGCGTCCAGCAATGCGGCGAGGCGGTGCGCAAGCTCGCCGCGCAAGGGGTCGACGTCATCAAGCTCCACTCCACCGGCGGGGTCCTCGATTCCGGCGCATTGGGACTTGAACAGCATTTCACCAACGAAGAGATGAAGGCGATTATCGACATGGCGCATGCCATGCATCTGAAGGCGGCAGCGCATGCCCACGGCGAGCGCGGGATCGAAGCGGCGGTCAACGCCGGAGTTGATTCGATAGAACATGGCACCTTCCTCAGCGAAGCGGGCGCCAAGGCGATGAAGGCGCACGGCACCTATTATTCCGCCACGTTACTGGCGTTCAGCGGCGTCAACCGACTGCTCGGCACGGGCAAGCTAAGCCCGGAATCGGAGGCCAAGGCGCGGCTCGCGATCGTCACCTGGGGGAAGGGCCTGAACCTCGCCTATCGCACTGGCGTCAAGATCGCGCTTGGTACCGACAGTGCGGTCGCGCCGCATAAGGAAGCGGCGCAGGAGGTCGGCCTGATGGTCAGCAAGGGAGGCATGTCCCCGCAAGACGCGCTGATCGCGGCGACCAAGGGTGGGCCCGGACTGATGGGCCTGGAAAATGAAACGGGTACGCTCGATCCAGGCAAATCCGCCGATCTCATTGCGGTCGATGGTGATCCGCTGACGGATCCGGCCGCAGTCACTCGGGTCGCCTATGTGATGGTAATGGGCCGGCCGATCCCGATGCAATGA
- a CDS encoding cisplatin damage response ATP-dependent DNA ligase has product MRAFSQLLDDLVYTRSRNSKLKLIGDYLKQAPDPDRGVALAALTGTLDIPAVKPAQVRQLAEDRIDPVLLSMSRDYVGDMAETVSLLWPSPEGETCALDDGSIRISDAVDRLRLASKADAPAMLAQMLDRLDVSGRFALLKLATGALRVGISARLAKQALADAFGLEVEQVEEVWHGLKPPYRELFDWGEGRAPQPTALDVPVFRPFMLAHPLDDTRLSLDDYAAEWKWDGIRIQLVHAGGQTRLYSRAGDDISPSFPDVASAFAFPAVLDGELLVRGDVQGGGAASFNALQQRLGRKNVSAKMQGQYPAFVRLYDFLFDGEEDLRSLAWIDRRARLEAVVDRLDPDRFDLSQLIEADSFQALAEMRLGVRDDGVEGLMLKRRDSPYVAGRKAGLWYKWKRDPLTADCVLMYAQRGSGKRSSYYSDYTFGCWTGDPGHGAELLPVGKAYFGFTDEELKWLDRFVRNHTVNRFGPVREVDKSLVLEVAFDSIHRSTRHKSGLAMRFPRISRIRTDKPAHEADRIAALMALAT; this is encoded by the coding sequence ATGCGCGCCTTTTCCCAACTGCTGGATGACCTGGTCTACACAAGGTCGCGCAATTCCAAGCTCAAGCTGATCGGCGATTATCTCAAGCAGGCGCCAGACCCCGATCGCGGCGTTGCGCTGGCCGCGCTGACCGGCACATTGGATATTCCCGCGGTGAAGCCGGCGCAGGTCCGGCAATTGGCCGAAGATCGGATCGATCCGGTGCTGCTGTCGATGAGCCGAGACTATGTCGGCGACATGGCCGAGACCGTCTCGCTGCTGTGGCCTTCGCCGGAAGGCGAGACCTGCGCGCTCGACGACGGAAGCATTAGGATATCCGACGCCGTCGATCGGCTAAGGCTCGCGAGCAAGGCCGATGCGCCCGCCATGCTGGCGCAGATGCTCGACCGTCTCGATGTGTCGGGCCGCTTCGCACTACTGAAGCTGGCAACAGGCGCACTGCGCGTCGGCATTTCCGCTCGCCTCGCCAAGCAGGCGCTGGCCGATGCATTCGGCCTTGAGGTCGAGCAGGTCGAAGAGGTTTGGCACGGCCTCAAGCCGCCGTATCGCGAGCTGTTTGACTGGGGCGAAGGCAGGGCGCCGCAGCCGACCGCCTTGGACGTGCCCGTGTTCAGACCGTTCATGCTTGCCCATCCGCTCGACGACACGCGCCTATCCCTCGACGATTATGCCGCCGAATGGAAATGGGACGGGATCCGAATCCAGCTGGTTCATGCCGGCGGCCAGACCCGGCTCTACAGCCGCGCCGGAGACGATATTTCCCCAAGCTTTCCCGATGTCGCTTCTGCCTTCGCTTTTCCGGCGGTCCTTGACGGCGAGCTGCTGGTCCGGGGCGACGTGCAGGGCGGCGGCGCGGCGAGTTTCAATGCGCTTCAGCAGCGGCTGGGCCGCAAGAACGTCAGTGCCAAGATGCAAGGGCAATATCCGGCGTTCGTCCGGCTCTACGATTTCCTGTTCGATGGCGAAGAAGATTTGCGATCGCTTGCCTGGATTGACCGGCGGGCGCGGCTGGAAGCCGTCGTCGATCGGCTCGATCCCGACCGGTTCGATCTGTCGCAACTGATTGAGGCCGACAGTTTCCAAGCGCTGGCGGAGATGCGGCTCGGCGTCCGCGACGACGGCGTCGAGGGCCTGATGCTGAAGCGCCGCGATTCCCCCTATGTCGCCGGCCGCAAGGCGGGCCTGTGGTACAAGTGGAAACGCGATCCGCTGACCGCCGACTGCGTGCTGATGTATGCCCAGCGCGGATCGGGCAAACGCTCCAGCTACTACAGCGATTACACGTTCGGCTGCTGGACCGGCGATCCAGGCCATGGGGCGGAGCTGCTGCCGGTCGGCAAGGCCTATTTCGGGTTCACCGACGAGGAGCTGAAATGGCTCGACCGGTTCGTCCGCAACCACACCGTCAATCGATTCGGACCGGTCCGCGAGGTCGACAAGAGCCTGGTCCTGGAAGTTGCCTTCGATTCCATCCACCGCTCGACGCGGCACAAATCGGGCCTGGCCATGCGCTTTCCCCGGATCAGTCGCATTCGCACCGACAAGCCGGCGCATGAGGCCGACCGGATCGCCGCGCTGATGGCGCTTGCCACATGA
- the rpmG gene encoding 50S ribosomal protein L33, whose translation MAKPATVKIKLVSSADTGFFYVTKKNPRNQTEKMSFRKYDPVARKHVEFKEAKIK comes from the coding sequence ATGGCCAAGCCGGCAACCGTCAAGATCAAGCTGGTCAGCTCTGCTGACACCGGCTTTTTCTATGTGACCAAGAAGAACCCGCGCAACCAGACCGAGAAGATGTCGTTCCGCAAGTACGACCCGGTCGCGCGCAAGCATGTCGAGTTCAAGGAAGCCAAGATCAAGTGA
- a CDS encoding lasso peptide biosynthesis B2 protein, with translation MTNRAGQRSFWQPKLRTGAAMSRLCWAKLLVRFVPFELWRDRLGYANSDIKAAPARARKLAADVEWAAKRLPFGTKCLPRAMALSWTLRGKGMPNTVVIAVRPDQLRQSSDPLHAWVEVEGETILGELPGPWIETLRIGA, from the coding sequence ATGACCAATCGGGCCGGTCAACGATCCTTCTGGCAACCGAAGCTTCGCACCGGAGCGGCGATGTCGCGCCTATGCTGGGCGAAGCTGTTGGTCCGCTTCGTGCCATTCGAGCTCTGGCGCGACCGGTTGGGCTACGCCAACTCTGACATCAAAGCCGCCCCGGCAAGAGCCAGGAAACTCGCCGCGGACGTCGAATGGGCGGCCAAGCGGCTGCCCTTCGGGACCAAGTGCCTGCCTCGGGCGATGGCGCTCAGCTGGACGTTGCGCGGCAAGGGCATGCCTAACACCGTAGTGATCGCGGTTCGCCCAGACCAGCTCAGGCAATCGTCCGACCCTCTCCATGCCTGGGTCGAGGTCGAGGGCGAGACGATCCTTGGCGAACTGCCGGGACCATGGATCGAGACGCTGCGCATCGGCGCCTAA
- a CDS encoding site-specific integrase has translation MIRLMIATGQRRQEVSALNWSEIDLQGKLWTLPSQRSKNGKSHLVPLNTLALRELESLCPRTEGLVFTTTGKTPVSGFSRAKERIAKRTGQILETMEPGRARVYPPWRLHDLRRTLATGLQRLGVRLEVTESVLNHISGSRAGIVGVYQRHDWAEEKTEALDRWNAHLEAVVKAHFT, from the coding sequence ATGATCCGGCTGATGATCGCTACAGGGCAACGGCGCCAGGAAGTATCGGCGCTCAATTGGTCTGAAATCGATTTGCAGGGCAAGCTTTGGACGCTGCCTTCGCAACGGTCCAAGAACGGGAAGTCGCATCTTGTTCCGCTCAACACATTGGCTCTGCGCGAACTTGAGTCGCTTTGTCCAAGGACCGAGGGGTTGGTGTTCACCACCACCGGCAAAACGCCCGTATCAGGATTTTCGAGGGCGAAGGAGCGCATCGCGAAAAGGACGGGGCAGATCCTCGAAACAATGGAGCCCGGACGCGCGCGCGTCTATCCACCGTGGCGCCTGCATGATCTTCGGAGAACTCTCGCGACTGGCTTGCAGCGGCTTGGCGTTCGACTTGAGGTGACCGAGTCGGTGCTGAACCACATCTCGGGCTCACGAGCGGGGATCGTGGGTGTGTACCAGCGGCACGATTGGGCGGAGGAAAAGACCGAAGCTCTCGATCGGTGGAACGCGCATCTCGAGGCAGTGGTGAAGGCGCACTTCACCTAG
- a CDS encoding helix-turn-helix transcriptional regulator gives MAHSFVEKEFLTVGELAQFTGISISTWNKRRVTGRTPPFTKIGRTVRYRKSDVEVWLSSRSVSSTSVTTLDA, from the coding sequence ATGGCACATAGTTTCGTCGAAAAGGAATTTCTTACGGTTGGTGAGCTCGCACAGTTCACCGGAATCAGCATCAGCACCTGGAACAAGCGGAGAGTGACCGGGCGCACGCCGCCGTTCACCAAAATCGGTCGCACGGTCCGCTATCGCAAGTCCGACGTTGAAGTGTGGCTTTCGTCGCGTTCGGTTTCGAGCACGAGCGTGACGACGCTGGACGCTTAG